CCGCGCTTCGCGATGAAGCGCCCCACCGGCGAATCGGCCTCGGTGGCCTCGAGCAGCTCGATGCGGCTCTCGCCCACCGGCAGCATCGCGACCTTCACCTTCTCGTGCGCCACCACCTCTTCGCCCACGACCTCGAGCCCGAGCGCGCGGTAGAACGCCTTCGCCTGCTCCAGCGACTTCACCGCGATGCCGAGATGATCGATCTCCGCCATCAACACCCTGCCTTCTTATTCCCGGGGCTTCTTCACGGAACCCACGATCTCTTCCACCAGCGCGTACGGGTCGCGCTTGTGCTCGGCGACCTCGGCGGC
This genomic stretch from Terriglobales bacterium harbors:
- the mce gene encoding methylmalonyl-CoA epimerase encodes the protein MAEIDHLGIAVKSLEQAKAFYRALGLEVVGEEVVAHEKVKVAMLPVGESRIELLEATEADSPVGRFIAKRGEGLHHVALRVADLAGTVERLKKTGAKFITEEIKVGAGGHLYVFLHPSSTGGVLLELCEDPPQGV